From one Streptomyces sp. SCSIO 30461 genomic stretch:
- a CDS encoding cytochrome P450, translating into MNPESTSDPASGCPRHELLYGPGFAADPAAAYRRMRQAGPAAPVELSPGVRATLVIGYDAALHVLRSPETFSKDSRRWRDMADGTVPADSPVAPMMAYRPNALLTDGPEHRRLREAITDSLGGVEPSALRGYVGQSADALIDRIAADGEADLLGAYARPLPLLVLNQLFGCPPEYGERLVEGMAGIFELVEAEKANELLTRTVGELIALKRETPGKDVTSRLIAHPARLTDEELVHTLVLLMGAGTEPEQNLIANSLRLLLSDDRFAGSLSGGSLPVEDALDEVLWTDPPMANYAVHFPVHDVVYEGTLLKEGHPVVISFAAANTDPALVVDQRTGNRAHLAWSAGPHSCPAQGAARLIAAVAIEKLLDRLPDMELAVPVRDLEWRQGPFHRALAALPVRFQAVAVTHSEEDERPAGDGGSTAPARHISVPPGGRRSAPVTTAPKSGWARLLAWWRGE; encoded by the coding sequence ATGAACCCCGAGTCGACATCCGACCCCGCGTCCGGCTGTCCACGTCACGAGCTGCTGTACGGGCCCGGATTCGCAGCGGATCCGGCCGCCGCATACCGGCGTATGCGGCAGGCCGGACCGGCCGCCCCGGTCGAGCTGTCACCCGGGGTGCGGGCCACCCTCGTCATCGGCTACGACGCCGCACTCCACGTGCTGCGCAGTCCCGAGACGTTCTCGAAGGACTCCCGCCGCTGGCGCGACATGGCCGACGGCACCGTGCCCGCGGACAGCCCGGTCGCGCCGATGATGGCCTACCGGCCGAACGCCCTGCTGACCGACGGGCCGGAACACCGGCGACTGCGCGAGGCGATCACGGACAGCCTGGGTGGCGTGGAGCCCAGCGCCCTGCGCGGCTACGTCGGGCAGAGCGCCGACGCGCTCATCGACCGCATCGCCGCGGACGGGGAGGCGGATCTGCTCGGCGCGTACGCCCGGCCCCTGCCGCTTCTGGTGCTCAACCAACTCTTCGGCTGTCCGCCCGAGTACGGCGAGCGGCTGGTCGAGGGAATGGCCGGCATCTTCGAACTCGTCGAAGCCGAGAAGGCCAACGAGCTGCTCACTCGAACCGTCGGCGAGCTGATCGCGCTCAAACGCGAGACTCCGGGGAAGGACGTGACCTCCCGGCTCATCGCCCATCCCGCGCGGCTGACGGACGAGGAACTCGTCCACACCCTGGTCCTGCTCATGGGTGCCGGCACCGAGCCCGAGCAGAATCTGATCGCGAACAGCCTGCGCCTGCTGCTGTCGGACGACCGCTTCGCCGGCAGTCTGTCGGGCGGCAGCCTGCCCGTGGAGGACGCCCTCGACGAAGTGCTGTGGACCGACCCGCCCATGGCGAACTACGCCGTCCACTTCCCCGTGCACGACGTCGTGTACGAAGGGACGCTGCTCAAGGAGGGCCACCCTGTCGTCATCAGCTTCGCCGCAGCGAACACGGACCCTGCCCTGGTGGTCGATCAGCGCACGGGGAACCGCGCCCACCTGGCATGGAGCGCCGGACCGCATTCCTGTCCCGCGCAGGGCGCGGCCCGGCTGATCGCCGCCGTGGCGATCGAGAAGCTCCTCGACCGGCTGCCCGACATGGAACTAGCCGTTCCCGTCCGGGACCTGGAGTGGCGGCAGGGCCCGTTCCACCGCGCGCTCGCCGCTCTGCCCGTACGTTTCCAGGCCGTCGCCGTCACCCACTCCGAAGAGGATGAGCGGCCTGCGGGTGACGGCGGGTCCACGGCGCCGGCCAGGCACATCTCCGTGCCGCCCGGAGGACGCCGGAGTGCGCCGGTGACCACTGCGCCCAAGAGCGGCTGGGCCCGGCTCCTGGCCTGGTGGCGGGGAGAGTGA
- a CDS encoding cytochrome P450 yields the protein MPDQCPMAIDPAGRDIHGEGSRMRDRGPVALVELPDAVGAFAVSSPELLKRLLTDARVSKDPRRHWPLWINGQISPDWPLFTWVAVQNMFTAYGTEHKRLRTLVSSAFTARRTAALRPRIEEITGRLLDRVAEVGRRGEVVDLREEFCYPLPIQVISELFGLPRDKAADLREVVDSLFHTSAEPDEVTANYGRLYAVMGELVEEKRKSPGDDLTTNLLAARDDGRGARLSEQELLDTLVLMIGAGHETTVNLIDNAVHALLTHPEQLAHVREGRATWDDAVEETLRADAPVASLPLRYAVEDIELGELGGPEGTVIRAGEAILAAYAAAGRDPQQYGNDADRFDVTRVDKDHLAFGYGVHHCLGAPLGRLEARIALPALFGRFPELTLAVPSEELLPVESFISNGHRSLPVRLT from the coding sequence ATGCCAGATCAGTGCCCGATGGCGATAGACCCGGCGGGCCGGGACATCCACGGTGAGGGCTCTCGGATGCGGGACAGAGGGCCGGTTGCGCTGGTCGAACTTCCGGATGCAGTGGGCGCGTTCGCGGTCAGCAGTCCCGAACTCCTCAAGCGGCTGCTCACCGACGCGCGGGTGTCCAAGGATCCGCGCCGGCACTGGCCGCTCTGGATCAACGGACAGATCTCCCCGGACTGGCCGCTGTTCACCTGGGTCGCCGTGCAGAACATGTTCACCGCCTACGGCACTGAGCACAAGCGCTTGCGGACCCTGGTCTCCAGCGCCTTCACCGCGCGGCGCACGGCCGCGTTGAGGCCGCGCATCGAGGAGATCACCGGCAGGCTGCTGGACCGTGTCGCCGAGGTGGGGCGGCGCGGTGAGGTGGTCGATCTGCGCGAGGAGTTCTGCTATCCGCTGCCGATCCAGGTGATCAGCGAGCTGTTCGGTCTGCCCCGCGACAAGGCCGCGGATCTGCGAGAGGTCGTGGACAGCCTCTTCCACACCTCCGCCGAGCCCGACGAGGTCACCGCCAACTACGGGCGTCTCTACGCTGTGATGGGGGAACTCGTCGAGGAGAAGCGGAAGTCGCCGGGAGACGACCTGACCACCAACCTCCTCGCGGCCCGCGACGACGGGAGGGGCGCCCGGCTCAGTGAGCAGGAACTGCTCGACACCCTGGTGCTCATGATCGGTGCCGGTCACGAGACCACGGTCAACCTCATCGACAACGCCGTGCACGCCCTGCTGACCCATCCCGAGCAGCTCGCGCACGTCCGCGAGGGACGGGCCACGTGGGACGATGCCGTCGAAGAGACCCTGCGTGCGGACGCGCCGGTGGCCAGTCTGCCGTTGCGGTACGCCGTGGAGGACATCGAACTCGGTGAACTCGGAGGCCCGGAAGGGACGGTGATCCGCGCGGGAGAGGCCATCCTCGCCGCCTACGCCGCAGCGGGGCGTGACCCCCAGCAGTACGGGAACGACGCCGATCGTTTCGATGTCACCCGCGTGGACAAGGACCACCTGGCGTTCGGCTACGGGGTGCACCACTGCCTCGGCGCCCCGCTCGGCCGTCTGGAGGCCCGCATCGCACTCCCCGCGCTGTTCGGCCGTTTCCCCGAACTCACCCTCGCCGTGCCCTCGGAGGAACTGCTGCCCGTGGAGTCGTTCATCTCCAACGGACACCGGTCCCTGCCCGTACGCCTGACCTGA
- a CDS encoding GuaB1 family IMP dehydrogenase-related protein: MRFLEPGTGRPVASSPVPYDLTYDDVFMVPSRSAVGSRQGVDLSSPDGTGTTIPLVVANMTAIAGRRMAETVARRGGLVVIPQDIPIEVVTEVISWVKTRHLVLDTPIVLTPHQTVADALSLLPKRAHGAGVVVDGQDRPVGIVTEHDLSGVDRFTQLSEVMSKDLLLIDADMDPREAFTTLDNANRKIAPAVDKDGRLVGVLTRKGALRATLYTPATDAQGRLRIAAAVGINGDVAGKARQLLDAGVDTLVVDTAHGHQESMISAIKAVRGLDPQVPIVAGNIVAAEGVRDLIEAGADIIKVGVGPGAMCTTRMMTGVGRPQFSAVLECAAEARKYGKHVWADGGVRHPRDVAMALAAGASNVMVGSWFAGTYESPGDLQQSADGRLYKESFGMASARAVRNRTSDESAYDRARKSLFEEGISTSRMFLDPARPGVEDLIDSVIAGVRSSCTYAGAGSLEEFAERAIVGIQSAAGYAEGKPLHASWS, from the coding sequence ATGCGCTTCCTTGAGCCCGGCACCGGACGGCCTGTCGCCTCGTCTCCGGTCCCCTACGACCTGACCTACGACGATGTCTTCATGGTGCCGAGCCGGTCTGCCGTGGGCTCCCGCCAGGGCGTCGACCTCTCGTCCCCGGATGGCACCGGCACCACCATTCCGCTGGTCGTGGCGAACATGACCGCGATCGCCGGCCGCCGGATGGCCGAGACCGTAGCCCGCCGCGGCGGTCTGGTCGTCATCCCGCAGGACATCCCGATCGAGGTCGTCACCGAGGTCATCTCCTGGGTCAAGACGCGCCACCTGGTGCTCGACACGCCGATCGTGCTCACCCCTCACCAGACCGTCGCCGATGCCTTGTCCCTGCTGCCCAAGCGGGCCCACGGCGCGGGCGTCGTCGTGGATGGGCAGGACCGCCCGGTCGGCATCGTCACCGAGCACGACCTGTCCGGCGTCGACCGCTTCACCCAGCTGTCGGAGGTCATGTCCAAGGACCTGCTGCTCATCGACGCGGACATGGACCCGCGCGAGGCGTTCACCACGCTGGACAACGCCAACCGCAAGATCGCTCCGGCGGTCGACAAGGACGGCAGACTCGTCGGTGTGCTGACCCGCAAGGGCGCCCTGCGCGCCACGCTGTACACCCCGGCCACCGACGCCCAGGGCAGGTTGCGTATCGCCGCCGCCGTCGGCATCAACGGTGATGTGGCGGGCAAGGCGAGGCAGCTCCTGGACGCGGGGGTCGACACGCTGGTCGTGGACACCGCGCACGGGCACCAGGAGTCGATGATCTCCGCGATCAAGGCCGTCCGGGGTCTCGACCCGCAGGTCCCGATCGTCGCGGGAAACATCGTGGCCGCCGAGGGCGTCCGGGACCTCATCGAGGCCGGTGCGGACATCATCAAGGTCGGCGTGGGCCCCGGCGCCATGTGCACCACCCGGATGATGACCGGTGTGGGCCGCCCGCAGTTCTCCGCCGTACTGGAATGTGCCGCGGAAGCCAGGAAGTACGGCAAGCACGTGTGGGCCGACGGTGGTGTCCGCCACCCGCGCGATGTCGCTATGGCGCTGGCCGCCGGTGCCTCCAACGTGATGGTCGGCAGCTGGTTCGCGGGCACCTACGAGTCTCCCGGCGACCTGCAGCAGAGCGCTGACGGCCGGCTCTACAAGGAGTCCTTCGGTATGGCCTCGGCGCGTGCGGTCCGCAACCGCACCAGTGACGAGTCCGCCTACGACCGGGCCCGCAAGTCGCTGTTCGAGGAGGGCATCTCCACCTCGCGGATGTTTCTCGACCCGGCCCGCCCCGGCGTCGAGGACCTGATCGACTCGGTCATCGCGGGTGTGCGCTCGTCCTGCACCTACGCGGGTGCCGGATCGCTCGAGGAGTTCGCCGAGCGGGCGATCGTGGGCATCCAGAGCGCCGCGGGCTACGCCGAGGGCAAGCCGTTGCACGCGAGCTGGAGCTAG
- a CDS encoding barstar family protein — protein sequence MSNASNGRGGPLATLFGAAVGRNVTVLDLHGVTDKAAFMERCAGDLELPAWFGRNWDALADCLTDIPGDEGTLVLVRRWQEYAEARPGEWQTAQEVFGQAVDTMPRRLAVLVAMGEAD from the coding sequence ATGAGCAACGCCTCGAATGGACGCGGCGGCCCCCTCGCGACCCTGTTCGGCGCCGCAGTCGGCCGGAACGTCACCGTGCTGGACCTGCACGGGGTCACGGACAAAGCCGCCTTCATGGAGCGTTGCGCCGGCGACCTGGAGTTGCCCGCCTGGTTCGGGCGGAACTGGGACGCGCTCGCCGACTGCCTCACCGACATCCCCGGAGACGAGGGCACCTTGGTGCTCGTCCGCCGCTGGCAGGAGTACGCCGAGGCCCGGCCGGGTGAGTGGCAGACCGCTCAGGAGGTCTTCGGACAGGCGGTGGACACGATGCCGCGGCGGCTCGCCGTGCTGGTCGCCATGGGTGAGGCGGATTGA